One Fontisphaera persica DNA window includes the following coding sequences:
- a CDS encoding type I phosphomannose isomerase catalytic subunit, which produces MSSLYPLVFAPRFKERVWGGRNLERLYGKALPPQALIGESWEISDRPGDASVIANGPLAGRDLRWLMEHHARDLLGAAAPAPSGQFPLLVKILDAQQDLSLQVHPPADRAAALGGEPKTEMWFFTDCQPGACIYAGLKAGVTREDFSRRLADGTVADCVHRLPVQAGDAMFLPSGRLHALGAGCVLFEIQQNSDTTYRVFDWNRPGLDGRPRELHVRESLACIDFADVEPPLIASRYSRSPSVAVRYLVDAPPFMVNACRVRRGQRFYLRFQSAQIIGVVQGRLRLGTGAMAQELKAGDFCLLPAALERVALEALTRVEYLLAEPK; this is translated from the coding sequence ATGAGCAGTCTCTATCCGCTGGTGTTTGCGCCGCGTTTCAAAGAACGAGTCTGGGGAGGGCGCAATCTGGAACGGCTTTATGGGAAAGCTCTGCCCCCGCAGGCGCTCATCGGCGAGTCCTGGGAAATCAGCGACCGGCCAGGCGATGCCAGTGTGATTGCCAATGGCCCCCTGGCAGGCCGCGACCTGCGCTGGCTCATGGAGCATCACGCCCGGGACCTCCTGGGCGCCGCCGCGCCTGCCCCCTCCGGACAATTCCCCTTGCTGGTGAAGATTTTGGACGCGCAACAGGACCTCTCCCTGCAAGTGCATCCGCCGGCGGACCGCGCGGCTGCGCTTGGCGGTGAACCCAAAACGGAAATGTGGTTCTTCACGGATTGCCAGCCGGGAGCCTGTATATACGCTGGCCTCAAGGCAGGTGTCACGCGCGAGGACTTCTCTCGCCGCCTGGCGGATGGTACTGTGGCAGATTGCGTGCACCGCCTGCCCGTTCAGGCGGGGGACGCCATGTTTTTGCCCAGCGGCCGGCTGCATGCCCTGGGGGCGGGTTGCGTGCTCTTCGAGATTCAGCAAAACAGCGACACCACGTACCGCGTGTTTGACTGGAACCGGCCCGGCCTGGACGGACGGCCCCGCGAGTTGCACGTCCGTGAATCCCTGGCCTGCATAGATTTTGCGGATGTGGAACCGCCATTAATTGCTTCCCGCTACTCGCGCAGCCCCAGCGTGGCCGTGCGTTATCTGGTGGATGCGCCGCCGTTCATGGTCAATGCCTGCCGCGTGCGGCGCGGCCAGAGGTTTTACCTGCGTTTCCAGAGCGCGCAAATCATCGGGGTGGTACAAGGGCGCCTGCGCCTCGGCACGGGGGCGATGGCTCAGGAACTGAAAGCCGGTGATTTTTGCCTGCTGCCCGCTGCGCTGGAAAGAGTGGCCCTCGAAGCACTCACCCGTGTGGAGTACCTCCTGGCAGAGCCCAAATGA
- a CDS encoding aminotransferase class V-fold PLP-dependent enzyme, translated as MPLSVEVLLKNEELRRHEFPVAASKVFLAHAAVSPLPRRVAEAMVRAAQAGMEDDQEAVVGYEIIQQTRHRVAELLGASSEEIALVGPTSLALSYVAGGLPFKRGENIVIYFDDYPANVYPWMALTEKGVQVRLLNTRSLGRIRPMDVMGQVDESTRLVALASCHFVAGWRLEVEALGRQLRERGIWFCVDAIQTLGAFPLSVAGCVDFLAADAHKWLLGPSGAGLLYVRRELQGLMRPIVFGWHNLRCPDFVAQERLEFRPDARRYEVGTVNLSGVVGLNAALELLLEVGVENIAAEILRKRAWLLPELARCGWEVLHADAPAANASGILSLWRPDCNLAELHARLARDGFVTSLRTDRSRRQYLRLSPHFYNTEAELHRLLEILRGQK; from the coding sequence ATGCCGCTAAGTGTGGAAGTTTTGTTGAAAAACGAGGAATTGCGCCGTCATGAGTTTCCGGTGGCCGCCAGCAAAGTTTTTCTCGCTCATGCGGCGGTTTCCCCTTTGCCACGTCGGGTGGCCGAAGCCATGGTCCGCGCCGCGCAGGCCGGCATGGAGGACGACCAGGAGGCCGTGGTGGGATACGAAATCATACAGCAAACCCGCCATCGAGTGGCAGAACTCCTAGGGGCGAGCTCTGAAGAAATCGCCTTGGTTGGGCCCACTTCACTGGCCTTGAGTTATGTGGCCGGCGGTTTGCCTTTCAAGAGGGGAGAAAACATCGTCATTTATTTTGATGATTACCCCGCCAACGTGTACCCGTGGATGGCTCTGACCGAAAAAGGCGTCCAAGTGCGGCTGCTCAATACGCGTTCCCTCGGGCGCATTCGTCCCATGGACGTGATGGGACAGGTGGACGAGTCCACCCGGCTGGTGGCGCTGGCTTCCTGCCATTTTGTCGCCGGCTGGCGTCTGGAGGTGGAAGCTCTGGGCCGCCAACTGCGCGAGCGGGGCATCTGGTTTTGTGTGGATGCCATTCAAACCCTGGGCGCTTTTCCCTTGTCTGTGGCAGGCTGTGTAGATTTTCTGGCTGCCGATGCTCATAAGTGGCTGCTGGGACCTTCTGGCGCGGGTCTGCTTTACGTGCGCCGCGAGTTACAGGGGTTGATGCGTCCCATTGTGTTTGGCTGGCACAACTTGCGGTGTCCAGACTTTGTTGCGCAGGAAAGGTTGGAGTTCCGTCCGGACGCGCGGCGTTATGAAGTGGGCACGGTGAATCTTTCCGGCGTGGTGGGATTAAACGCGGCCTTGGAGCTGCTCCTCGAAGTGGGGGTGGAAAACATCGCGGCGGAAATATTGCGCAAACGCGCCTGGCTGCTGCCGGAACTGGCGCGCTGCGGGTGGGAAGTGCTGCATGCCGACGCACCAGCGGCCAATGCCAGTGGCATCCTTTCCCTCTGGCGGCCGGACTGCAACCTGGCCGAGCTTCATGCCCGGCTGGCCCGGGATGGTTTCGTGACCTCCCTCCGTACTGACCGCTCCCGGCGGCAATACCTGCGCCTGTCGCCGCATTTTTATAACACCGAAGCCGAACTGCACCGGCTGCTCGAAATCCTGAGAGGACAAAAATGA
- a CDS encoding MBL fold metallo-hydrolase, with product MTRLRFTILVENSTHQPGLQAEHGWSVWIEWGEQTFLFDTGQTGLWLQNAQRLGVKLDRLNGVILSHGHYDHTGGLPALGQLPEQAQVFVHPDAFSPKYSVTPKTVARDIGMPEASRAWLKRQGGRVRMVREPWEIAPGLWLSGPIPRLNDFEDVGGPFYLDAEGKSPDPLMDDMALGMMTRAGLVVLLGCAHAGVVNTLQHFSSLLGRPLVHAVWGGMHLLHASGSRLEATMQAFEQYHVQQLGAAHCTGFAAAATLHSRFPGRCFVPHAGTRWEFALP from the coding sequence ATGACCAGACTTCGATTCACAATTTTGGTGGAAAATTCCACCCATCAGCCTGGGTTGCAAGCCGAGCACGGCTGGAGTGTGTGGATTGAGTGGGGCGAGCAGACGTTTCTTTTTGACACCGGCCAGACCGGCCTGTGGCTTCAGAACGCTCAAAGATTGGGGGTGAAACTGGATCGGCTCAACGGCGTGATTCTCAGCCACGGCCATTATGATCATACGGGGGGGCTTCCCGCCCTGGGCCAATTGCCAGAACAAGCGCAAGTTTTTGTGCACCCTGACGCATTTTCCCCGAAATATTCCGTCACCCCCAAGACGGTGGCGCGTGACATCGGCATGCCGGAGGCCTCGCGGGCTTGGCTGAAGCGCCAGGGCGGGCGGGTGAGGATGGTGAGGGAACCGTGGGAAATCGCGCCTGGCTTGTGGCTCAGCGGCCCCATTCCACGGCTCAATGATTTTGAGGATGTGGGCGGGCCTTTTTACCTGGATGCCGAGGGGAAGTCGCCGGATCCTCTGATGGATGACATGGCCTTGGGCATGATGACACGCGCCGGGCTGGTGGTGCTGCTGGGTTGCGCTCATGCCGGCGTGGTCAATACGCTCCAGCATTTTTCATCGCTGCTGGGGCGCCCGCTCGTGCATGCGGTATGGGGGGGCATGCATTTGTTGCATGCCAGTGGCTCGCGGCTGGAGGCGACGATGCAGGCATTCGAGCAGTACCACGTGCAGCAATTGGGAGCCGCGCATTGCACGGGATTTGCCGCTGCGGCGACTTTACACAGCCGGTTTCCCGGCCGTTGTTTCGTGCCGCATGCGGGCACGCGGTGGGAATTTGCCCTGCCTTAG